From the Clostridiales bacterium FE2011 genome, one window contains:
- the htpG gene encoding molecular chaperone HtpG, protein MKKEKGSVSIDAQNIMPVIKRWLYSDKDIFLREAVSNACDAITKFRMLHPDSEEAMSVTVTVDKEKKEIRIADTGIGMTADEVRKYINQVAFSGAAEFMKQFENEKPEEKGDIIGHFGLGFYSVFMVSDKVEIQTLSSEGEAEPVHWVSEDGMSFELSGGKRKAHGTDVILHITEEEKEFLDVWKVREVLNRYCGYMAYPVMLEDANAKPVEKDVPVGDEKNEDGTPKTEKVIEVPKPQQINETAPLWLKKPSDCKDEEYKEFYHKVFMDFDDPLFWIHLNVDYPFNLKGILYFPKLKNDFGTHEGQIKLFAGQVFVADNIKEVIPEFLMLLKGVIDCPDLPLNVSRSFLQNDGYVKKISAHITKKVADKLNSLMNTERETYEGYWDDIAPFVKYGCIKDSKFFDMVKDSILMKKTDGKYSTIAEYKAANFDKTDKKVYYTNDEKRQAASVKLYTDRGIEVAVMSTLIDGNFMSFMEYQGKEEDRVTFARVDADIDGLKEESEEGKDLDADKLQTLFRGALGKDNLEVKLESLGDADMTAMVTEDEQMRRYKEMSRLYGQNFPIPDSFTLVLNRRNATVQALAQRDPEDETTKMLCCQVYDLARMAAQPLEAEEITTFLDRSRKLLAMLVK, encoded by the coding sequence TTCCGTATCGATTGACGCGCAAAATATAATGCCTGTGATCAAACGCTGGCTGTATTCTGACAAGGATATTTTCCTGCGGGAGGCGGTTTCCAACGCCTGTGACGCTATCACCAAGTTCCGGATGCTCCATCCGGACAGTGAGGAAGCCATGAGCGTGACTGTCACCGTGGATAAGGAAAAGAAAGAGATCCGGATTGCCGATACCGGTATCGGCATGACCGCGGATGAAGTCCGCAAGTACATCAACCAGGTGGCTTTCTCCGGCGCGGCGGAGTTCATGAAGCAGTTTGAGAACGAGAAGCCGGAGGAGAAGGGCGATATCATCGGCCACTTCGGCCTGGGCTTCTATTCCGTCTTCATGGTCAGTGACAAGGTGGAAATCCAGACCCTCAGCAGCGAGGGCGAGGCGGAGCCGGTTCACTGGGTATCTGAGGACGGCATGAGCTTCGAGCTTTCCGGCGGCAAGCGCAAGGCCCACGGCACGGACGTTATCCTGCATATCACGGAGGAGGAAAAGGAATTCCTGGACGTGTGGAAGGTCCGGGAGGTCCTGAACCGCTACTGCGGCTACATGGCTTATCCGGTAATGCTGGAGGACGCCAACGCGAAGCCCGTGGAAAAGGACGTGCCTGTCGGGGATGAGAAGAACGAGGACGGCACGCCGAAGACCGAAAAGGTCATCGAGGTTCCGAAGCCCCAGCAGATCAACGAGACCGCGCCCCTGTGGCTGAAGAAGCCCTCCGACTGCAAGGACGAGGAGTATAAGGAGTTCTACCACAAGGTCTTCATGGACTTTGACGATCCGCTGTTCTGGATTCACCTGAACGTGGATTATCCCTTCAACCTGAAGGGCATCCTGTATTTCCCGAAACTGAAGAACGATTTCGGCACCCATGAAGGCCAGATCAAGCTTTTTGCCGGCCAGGTCTTCGTGGCGGACAACATCAAGGAAGTCATTCCCGAGTTCCTGATGCTGCTCAAGGGCGTCATCGACTGCCCCGACCTGCCCCTGAACGTCAGCCGTTCCTTCCTGCAGAACGACGGTTATGTGAAGAAGATCAGCGCCCACATCACCAAGAAGGTGGCGGACAAGCTGAACAGCCTCATGAACACCGAGCGGGAGACCTACGAAGGCTACTGGGACGATATCGCGCCCTTCGTCAAGTACGGCTGCATCAAGGACAGCAAGTTCTTCGACATGGTGAAGGATTCCATCCTCATGAAGAAGACGGACGGCAAGTACTCCACCATCGCGGAATACAAGGCTGCCAACTTTGACAAGACCGATAAGAAGGTCTATTACACCAACGATGAAAAGCGCCAGGCGGCTTCCGTCAAGCTGTATACGGACCGGGGCATTGAGGTCGCGGTCATGAGCACCCTGATCGACGGCAACTTCATGTCCTTCATGGAATACCAGGGCAAGGAGGAAGACCGGGTGACCTTCGCCCGGGTGGACGCGGACATCGACGGCCTGAAGGAAGAATCCGAGGAAGGCAAGGATCTGGACGCGGACAAGCTGCAGACCCTCTTCCGGGGCGCCCTGGGCAAGGACAACCTGGAAGTGAAGCTGGAATCCCTGGGCGACGCGGACATGACCGCCATGGTTACGGAAGACGAGCAGATGCGCCGCTATAAGGAAATGAGCCGCCTTTACGGCCAGAACTTCCCGATCCCGGACAGCTTCACCCTGGTGCTGAACCGCCGCAATGCCACCGTGCAGGCGCTGGCCCAGCGGGATCCGGAAGACGAAACCACCAAGATGCTCTGCTGCCAGGTCTACGACCTTGCCCGTATGGCAGCCCAGCCGCTGGAAGCGGAAGAAATCACCACCTTCCTGGACCGCAGCCGCAAGCTGTTGGCCATGCTGGTCAAATAA
- the recO gene encoding DNA repair protein RecO codes for MIQTENTAIVLRHVNYRDNDRMVTLLSPSRGRIDAIIRNCRKPKSHNLNSGELFALGDYMLHENGGHITVTSVKLIETFYPLRNDYDRLTCGIWLLNLAEAVAEPEQEQQELFMLLLHTLSRLTFSDQEWKPLLAGFLLHFAACQGFKPRLNHCVFCGKKPEENAPLFFDAEEGGICCDSCQSRRDQAPLSPGQIRWMRKALTTGSAAWVNTPEETAPFTLLRDYTERRLGRRIKSSAMLPKE; via the coding sequence ATGATTCAGACAGAAAATACCGCCATTGTGCTGCGGCATGTGAACTACCGGGACAACGACCGGATGGTCACCCTTCTTTCCCCTTCCCGGGGTCGGATTGACGCCATCATCCGGAACTGCCGCAAGCCCAAATCCCACAACCTGAACTCCGGCGAGCTGTTCGCGCTGGGGGATTACATGCTGCACGAAAACGGCGGGCACATCACGGTAACCTCCGTCAAACTGATTGAAACCTTCTACCCCCTGCGGAACGACTACGACCGGCTGACCTGCGGCATCTGGCTGCTGAACCTGGCGGAAGCCGTGGCGGAGCCCGAGCAGGAACAGCAGGAGCTTTTTATGCTGCTGCTTCACACCCTGTCCCGGCTGACCTTTTCCGACCAGGAATGGAAACCGCTGCTGGCCGGGTTCCTGCTTCACTTTGCCGCCTGCCAGGGTTTCAAGCCCCGGCTGAACCACTGCGTGTTCTGCGGAAAGAAGCCGGAGGAAAATGCCCCGCTTTTCTTCGACGCGGAAGAAGGCGGCATCTGCTGCGACAGCTGCCAAAGCCGCCGGGACCAGGCACCCCTCTCTCCCGGGCAGATCCGCTGGATGCGGAAAGCGCTGACCACCGGCTCCGCCGCCTGGGTCAACACCCCGGAGGAAACCGCACCCTTCACCCTGCTCCGGGATTATACGGAGCGCCGGTTGGGCAGGCGCATCAAAAGCTCGGCCATGCTTCCCAAGGAATAA
- a CDS encoding alpha-hydroxy-acid oxidizing protein yields MFSEARGDSVQIAREYMDSLLVESRVVGAVKPDTTFRFLGETFSMPFMTAALSHLDLASMAEGAKQAGACVSIGMGGNEEMGKVLSTGAKVIKIIKPYADEKEIMSRIEYAEEHGALAVGMDVEHAVNVEDAEDSVVMGLQMKQPTLEELEKYIRATKLPFFIKGALSAADALRCRDLGAAGLVLSHHNGLMRYAVPPVMILPEIRKAVGSDLLLVADGGIETGFDAFKALARGADAVTMGKALMGPLKDKGAEGVKEALQKANGQLQAMMIRTGTKNLKHMDPSVIWEPAGYRHG; encoded by the coding sequence ATGTTCAGTGAAGCCAGGGGCGATTCTGTACAGATCGCGAGGGAGTATATGGATTCCCTGCTTGTGGAGAGCCGGGTTGTCGGCGCGGTGAAGCCGGACACAACCTTCCGGTTCCTGGGAGAAACCTTCAGCATGCCGTTTATGACCGCGGCGCTCAGCCATCTGGACCTGGCGTCCATGGCGGAGGGCGCGAAGCAGGCGGGTGCCTGCGTCAGCATCGGGATGGGCGGCAATGAAGAGATGGGCAAAGTCCTGTCCACCGGCGCAAAGGTGATCAAGATCATCAAGCCCTACGCGGATGAAAAGGAGATCATGAGCCGGATCGAATACGCGGAGGAGCACGGCGCCCTGGCGGTCGGCATGGATGTGGAGCATGCGGTCAATGTGGAAGACGCGGAGGATTCCGTGGTTATGGGCCTGCAGATGAAGCAGCCGACCCTGGAGGAGCTGGAGAAATATATCCGGGCGACAAAGCTGCCCTTTTTCATCAAGGGTGCGCTGAGCGCGGCGGATGCGCTGCGCTGCCGGGACCTGGGAGCCGCCGGCCTGGTGCTGAGCCATCATAACGGCCTGATGCGGTATGCCGTGCCGCCGGTGATGATCCTGCCGGAGATCCGGAAGGCGGTGGGCAGCGACCTGCTCCTGGTTGCGGACGGCGGGATTGAAACCGGTTTTGACGCTTTCAAGGCGCTGGCCCGCGGCGCGGACGCCGTGACCATGGGCAAGGCGCTGATGGGCCCCCTGAAGGACAAGGGGGCGGAAGGCGTAAAAGAAGCCCTGCAGAAGGCGAACGGCCAGCTGCAGGCGATGATGATCCGCACCGGAACGAAGAACCTGAAGCACATGGATCCGTCTGTGATCTGGGAGCCTGCCGGATACCGGCACGGATAA
- a CDS encoding NUDIX domain-containing protein: MELFDLYTKDRVKNGRTMVRGEPVPENCYRIVVHICIFDSEGRMLIQQRQPFKHGWSNMWDITVGGSAIAGDDSQSAAERETREELGLEIDLSEVRPSLTLHWEHGFDDYYLLTQEVDLSTLHLQYEEVQAVRWATRDEIMQMIDDGQFIPYEKGLIDLLFFQRNHRGAHTRRDTTGA; encoded by the coding sequence ATGGAGCTGTTTGACCTGTATACCAAAGACCGGGTGAAAAACGGACGGACAATGGTGCGCGGCGAGCCGGTACCGGAGAACTGCTACCGGATCGTGGTGCATATCTGCATTTTTGACAGTGAAGGCCGGATGCTGATCCAGCAGCGCCAGCCCTTCAAGCATGGCTGGTCCAATATGTGGGACATTACGGTGGGCGGAAGCGCCATTGCCGGGGATGACAGCCAGTCGGCGGCGGAACGGGAGACCCGGGAAGAGCTGGGCCTGGAGATTGATCTTTCTGAAGTCCGCCCGTCTCTGACACTGCACTGGGAGCACGGTTTTGATGATTATTACCTGCTGACACAGGAGGTGGATCTGTCGACCCTGCACCTGCAGTATGAGGAAGTGCAGGCGGTACGCTGGGCCACACGGGATGAGATCATGCAGATGATTGACGACGGGCAGTTCATTCCCTATGAAAAGGGACTGATTGATCTGCTCTTCTTCCAGCGGAACCATCGTGGCGCGCATACCCGGCGGGATACAACGGGAGCCTGA
- a CDS encoding ABC transporter ATP-binding protein/permease, whose translation MLVLKNIVKDYAAGDAKVEALRGVDLVFGESEFAAILGPSGCGKTTLLNIIGGLDRYTSGDLIIRGKSTKQFTERDWDTYRNHSVGFVFQSYNLIPHQTVLANVELALTLSGVSREERRTRAVEALEQVGLGDQLKKKPNQLSGGQMQRVAIARALVNNPEVLLADEPTGALDSETSLQVMEILRQVAKDRLVIMVTHNPELADQYATRIIKLLDGKIVSDSAAEGERTGSGEAEQGADSRRKTSMGFLTALNLSLNNLMTKKGRTILTAFAGSIGIIGIALILSLSNGVNRYIERVQRDTLSSYPLQIDERTVDMTDTVAGLMDLDLEGKDRADGKVYSGSRMTQLMSSWMSGVTENDLAGFKAWLEDPANDIERYVSGISYEYNTPLLLYRTDLETPIQVNPSTVMESSGMADMMSLMGSGTGIQETMMNTTARRMNVFTPLLNNDELLKSQYAVLAGRLPEAKDEVVIVLNSRNELSDYTLYSLGLRDQSELKEQFDQLMRGVAIETEDLEFSYEELMNMRFRMLLNTDVYTRSGTLWTDSSGDAEYMARKLEDAMELKIVGIVKPAKSGLTSESGGIGYRTELVDYLLAQVRDSEIAREQLSNPETDVFTGQPFSAVAQDALSLLDSMEVEDFMEMLESRGLIPSGMIPKEYRPFLTKDLLKQFVGQGVMMISGNTLEANLEKMGISDPDKPASVYIYPKDFESKNRITEKIEAYNAQVGEDHAVRYTDYVGLMMDSVTTIVNAISYVLVAFVAISLVVSSIMIGIITYISVLERTKEIGILRAIGASRRDVSRVFNAETLIVGFAAGVIGILVTLGLTVIANIILSGLTGIPDIAALPPMAGVILVAISMLLTLIAGIIPSRIASRKDPVVALRTE comes from the coding sequence ATGCTTGTTTTAAAGAATATCGTCAAGGACTATGCCGCCGGAGACGCGAAGGTTGAAGCGCTCCGGGGCGTTGACCTGGTCTTTGGTGAGAGTGAATTTGCCGCGATCCTGGGACCTTCCGGCTGCGGCAAGACCACGCTGCTGAATATCATCGGCGGCCTGGACCGGTATACTTCCGGGGATCTGATCATCCGCGGAAAGTCCACAAAGCAGTTTACGGAGCGGGACTGGGATACCTACCGGAACCATTCCGTGGGTTTTGTTTTCCAGAGCTATAACCTGATTCCGCACCAGACGGTGCTGGCCAATGTGGAACTGGCCCTGACCCTCTCCGGCGTCAGCCGGGAGGAGCGGCGTACCCGGGCGGTGGAAGCGCTGGAACAGGTCGGCCTCGGGGATCAGCTGAAGAAGAAGCCCAACCAGCTCAGCGGCGGCCAGATGCAGCGGGTGGCGATTGCCCGGGCGCTGGTCAACAATCCGGAAGTCCTGCTGGCGGACGAGCCCACCGGCGCGCTGGACAGCGAAACCAGTCTCCAGGTTATGGAGATCCTGCGCCAGGTGGCCAAAGACCGGCTGGTTATCATGGTCACCCACAATCCGGAGCTGGCGGATCAGTATGCCACCCGGATTATCAAGCTGCTGGACGGAAAGATCGTCAGCGACAGCGCCGCGGAAGGCGAGCGTACCGGATCCGGCGAGGCGGAACAGGGCGCTGATTCCCGGCGGAAAACTTCCATGGGCTTCCTGACGGCCCTGAACCTGAGCCTGAATAACCTGATGACCAAGAAAGGCCGGACGATCCTGACAGCCTTTGCCGGATCCATCGGCATCATCGGTATTGCGCTGATCCTGAGCCTGTCCAACGGCGTGAACCGGTATATTGAGCGGGTACAGCGGGATACCCTGTCCTCCTATCCGCTGCAGATAGACGAGCGAACCGTGGACATGACGGACACGGTGGCGGGACTCATGGATCTGGACCTGGAGGGCAAGGACCGGGCGGACGGCAAGGTGTACTCCGGCAGCCGCATGACCCAGCTGATGAGCTCCTGGATGAGCGGCGTCACGGAAAACGACCTGGCCGGTTTCAAGGCCTGGCTGGAGGATCCCGCCAATGATATTGAGCGGTATGTTTCCGGTATCAGCTATGAATACAACACACCGCTGCTCCTGTACCGCACGGACCTGGAAACACCCATCCAGGTCAACCCGTCCACGGTCATGGAATCCTCCGGTATGGCGGATATGATGAGCCTGATGGGATCGGGAACCGGTATCCAGGAAACGATGATGAATACCACCGCGCGCCGGATGAACGTGTTCACGCCCCTGCTGAACAATGACGAACTGCTGAAGTCCCAGTACGCTGTGCTGGCGGGCCGCCTGCCGGAGGCGAAGGACGAAGTGGTGATTGTCCTGAACAGCCGGAATGAGCTGAGCGATTATACCCTGTACTCCCTGGGCCTCCGGGACCAGAGCGAACTGAAGGAACAGTTTGACCAGCTGATGCGCGGTGTGGCCATCGAGACGGAAGACCTGGAGTTCTCTTATGAGGAGCTCATGAATATGCGCTTCCGGATGCTGCTGAATACGGACGTGTATACCCGGTCGGGAACGCTGTGGACGGACAGCTCCGGTGACGCGGAGTATATGGCCCGGAAGCTGGAAGACGCCATGGAGCTGAAGATCGTGGGTATTGTGAAGCCCGCGAAGAGCGGCCTGACTTCCGAATCCGGCGGCATCGGCTACCGGACGGAGCTGGTGGATTACCTGCTGGCACAGGTGCGGGACAGCGAAATCGCCCGGGAACAGCTGTCGAATCCGGAAACGGACGTTTTTACCGGCCAGCCCTTCTCCGCCGTGGCCCAGGATGCCCTGTCCCTGCTGGACTCCATGGAAGTGGAAGACTTTATGGAAATGCTGGAAAGCCGGGGACTGATTCCTTCCGGCATGATCCCGAAGGAGTACCGGCCCTTCCTGACCAAGGACCTGCTGAAACAGTTTGTGGGCCAGGGCGTGATGATGATCAGCGGCAACACGCTGGAAGCGAACCTGGAGAAGATGGGCATCAGCGATCCGGACAAGCCGGCTTCCGTCTATATCTATCCGAAAGACTTTGAGTCCAAGAACCGGATCACTGAAAAGATCGAGGCCTATAACGCGCAGGTGGGTGAGGATCACGCCGTCCGCTATACGGATTACGTCGGACTGATGATGGATTCCGTAACGACCATCGTGAATGCCATCTCCTATGTGCTGGTGGCCTTTGTGGCCATCTCCCTGGTGGTGTCTTCCATCATGATTGGTATCATTACCTACATCAGCGTGCTGGAGAGGACCAAGGAGATCGGTATCCTCCGGGCCATCGGCGCCAGCCGCCGGGACGTCTCCCGGGTCTTCAACGCGGAAACGTTGATTGTGGGCTTTGCGGCAGGCGTGATCGGTATCCTGGTTACGCTGGGACTGACTGTGATTGCCAACATCATCCTCAGCGGCCTGACGGGAATCCCGGATATTGCGGCCCTGCCGCCCATGGCCGGGGTGATCCTGGTAGCCATTTCCATGCTGCTGACGCTGATCGCCGGTATTATTCCTTCCCGGATTGCCAGCCGGAAAGATCCGGTGGTGGCGCTTCGCACGGAGTGA
- a CDS encoding HAD hydrolase family protein: MDKSTLYVTDLDGTLMRSSGTLSAYTVSVINRLVEQGLAFTYATARSVESARTITGGLRLSLPVITRNGAVLADNQTGKHLEKALFTEEEVKLLKEMLPELPRLGFVSCFSGEKMFKTFMPGEHTPGFEKYLEYYRNDPLMKRADTVDDLFFGQPGYVTLIDDREKMAPIYERVRQYSGWECIFQKDTYWEEYWVEICPQNCTKAKAILKMKERYGFQKAVVFGDSVNDLPMFRAADEAYAVDNALEELKGIATGVIGRNDEDAVAHFLESRGAAAKGN; encoded by the coding sequence ATGGATAAAAGCACACTGTACGTTACTGACCTGGACGGAACCCTGATGCGGAGCAGCGGAACCCTGTCCGCGTATACTGTTTCGGTGATCAACCGGCTGGTGGAACAGGGCCTCGCGTTTACCTATGCCACTGCCCGCTCCGTTGAGAGCGCGCGGACCATTACCGGCGGCCTGCGGCTGTCCCTGCCGGTCATCACCCGGAACGGCGCGGTGCTGGCGGACAATCAAACCGGAAAGCATCTGGAAAAGGCCCTCTTCACGGAAGAAGAGGTGAAGCTCCTGAAGGAAATGCTGCCGGAGCTGCCCCGTCTGGGCTTTGTCTCCTGCTTTTCCGGGGAGAAAATGTTTAAAACCTTCATGCCCGGAGAGCATACGCCGGGCTTTGAAAAATACCTGGAGTACTACAGGAACGATCCCCTGATGAAGCGGGCGGACACAGTGGACGATCTGTTCTTCGGCCAGCCTGGCTACGTTACCCTGATCGATGACAGGGAAAAGATGGCGCCGATCTATGAACGGGTCCGGCAGTACTCCGGCTGGGAATGCATTTTCCAGAAGGATACCTATTGGGAGGAGTACTGGGTGGAGATCTGTCCGCAGAACTGTACCAAGGCCAAGGCGATCCTGAAGATGAAGGAACGATATGGCTTTCAGAAGGCGGTTGTTTTCGGGGATTCCGTCAATGACCTGCCCATGTTCCGGGCGGCGGATGAAGCCTATGCGGTGGATAACGCGCTGGAGGAACTGAAAGGGATCGCGACCGGGGTCATCGGCCGCAACGACGAGGACGCGGTGGCGCACTTCCTGGAAAGCCGGGGCGCGGCGGCAAAAGGAAACTGA
- a CDS encoding RNA polymerase sigma factor: protein MDELLLRKAQHGDPEAFEQLITPLEQLIWRICWHYTGNRESAEDCGQETMIRIWRSLDSYRGDCALESWVYRIAANCCMDYLRKKKRDKSVSMEPMQEQGFDPADPSPGTEEQVVAADEQKRLREAITMLPEDQREALIMTQLEKVPYEEAAKLLGVSEGTIKSRVNRAKARLKEILSGERELSPPGNVKIDERRSRS, encoded by the coding sequence ATGGACGAACTGCTGCTTCGCAAGGCGCAGCACGGTGATCCGGAAGCGTTTGAACAGCTGATCACGCCGCTGGAACAGCTGATCTGGCGGATCTGCTGGCACTATACGGGCAACCGGGAAAGCGCGGAAGACTGCGGCCAGGAAACCATGATCCGGATCTGGCGGAGCCTGGACAGCTACCGGGGCGACTGTGCTCTGGAAAGCTGGGTGTACCGGATTGCGGCCAACTGCTGCATGGATTACCTGCGAAAGAAAAAGCGGGACAAGAGCGTGTCGATGGAGCCGATGCAGGAACAGGGCTTTGATCCGGCGGATCCCTCTCCGGGAACAGAGGAACAGGTGGTTGCCGCGGATGAGCAAAAGCGCCTGCGGGAGGCAATCACCATGCTGCCGGAGGATCAGCGGGAGGCGCTGATCATGACCCAGCTGGAAAAGGTACCCTATGAGGAGGCGGCCAAACTTCTCGGGGTATCGGAGGGCACGATCAAAAGCAGGGTCAACCGGGCAAAAGCAAGACTGAAAGAAATCCTGTCGGGAGAAAGGGAACTTTCTCCGCCGGGGAACGTCAAAATAGATGAAAGGAGGTCGCGGTCATGA